CACACCGGACACCTGCCATCACATCGCCGATGTCTTGGTGGACGGAGTTTCGGTGGGCGCGGTGGCGAGCTACACCTTCACGAACGTGACGGCGAGCCACACGATCGCGGCGAGCTTTGCCGTCGATAGCTACACGATCACGGCAACGGCGGGGTCGGGTGGTTCGATCACCCCTTCGGGAGCGGTGGCGGTCAACTGCGGCGGGACGCAAGGCTTCACGATCACGCCGAACGCCTGTGACCATATCGTCGACGTGCTGGTGGACGGAGTTTCGGTGGGTGCGGTGACCAGCTACACCTTCACGAACGTGGCGGCGAGCCACACGATCGCGGCGAGCTTCGCCGCCGACACGTACACGATCACGGCGTCTGCGGGTGCGGGCGGTTCGATCACTCCTTCGGGAGCGGTGGCGGTCAACTGCGGCGGAACGCAAGGATTCACGCTCACGCCGAATGCATGCAACCGGATCGCCGATGTTTTGGTGGACGGAGTTTCGGTGGGCGCGGTGGCGACCTACACGTTCACGAACGTGGCGGCGAGCCACACGATCGCGGCGAGCTTCGCCGCCGACACGTACACGATCACGGCGACGGCGGGAACCGGCGGCAGCATCAGTCCTTCGGGAGCGGTGGCAGTGAACTGCGGCGGAACGCAAGGATTCACGATCACACCGAACGCCTGTAACCATATCGTCGACGTGCTGGTGGACGGAGTTTCGGTGGGTGCGGTGACCAGCTACACGTTCACGAACGTGGCGGCGAGCCACACGATCGCGGCGAGCTTCGCCGCCGACACCTACACGATCATGGCCTCGGCGAGCAACGGGGGCACGATCAGCCCGAGCGGCTCGGTTTCGGTCCCGTGCTCCGGCAATCAGGCCTTCATCATCTCTCCCAATGGGGGCCACACCATTCAAGACGTCCTGGTGGACG
The nucleotide sequence above comes from Candidatus Krumholzibacteriia bacterium. Encoded proteins:
- a CDS encoding T9SS type A sorting domain-containing protein: TPDTCHHIADVLVDGVSVGAVASYTFTNVTASHTIAASFAVDSYTITATAGSGGSITPSGAVAVNCGGTQGFTITPNACDHIVDVLVDGVSVGAVTSYTFTNVAASHTIAASFAADTYTITASAGAGGSITPSGAVAVNCGGTQGFTLTPNACNRIADVLVDGVSVGAVATYTFTNVAASHTIAASFAADTYTITATAGTGGSISPSGAVAVNCGGTQGFTITPNACNHIVDVLVDGVSVGAVTSYTFTNVAASHTIAASFAADTYTIMASASNGGTISPSGSVSVPCSGNQAFIISPNGGHTIQDVLVDGVSVGAVSTYTFTNVGANHSIQASFRNRGKGGAATAEFTEAVSVGPVQARVDGGSLSIGKTIDVTWTTSGDANANGNTNTNPSVACVDLLLSRAGAEGPFETIGTCLPNNGVTSWAVSGPSTDHAVFKVVVHGASSDSDEALSESELHIVDMAPPATAAVEAAEFALPAIAPNPSRGKVPVSFVVPHDAGVRVTVLDVKGRHVATLLQGNVTAGRHQITWNGNTERGPAAGGVYFIRLDTPGKRLVQRVLFLR